In the Piscinibacter sp. XHJ-5 genome, one interval contains:
- a CDS encoding ligase-associated DNA damage response exonuclease: MAEDLIVERPEGLYCPPGDFYIDPWRPVERAVITHAHGDHARVGHAHYLAATPSRGVLRARLGTDITLQTLAYGDAITHHGVRVSLHPAGHVLGSAQVRLEHGGRVWVASGDYFVSGPGDVNNTCEPFEPVRCDCFITESTFGLPIYRWGPQREVFADIDRWWRDNAAAGRASLLMGYAFGKAQRILAGVDAGIGPIVVHGAVETLNRAYREAGVALPPTLHLRDIADRSVLARALVVAPPSVHGGAWARRFGNASDAFASGWMQLRGARRRRGIDRGFVLSDHADWPGLQRAIRATGAERVIVTHGYEAVMVRWLQEQGLEASAFRTEYDDERHDVTEAAGTTAEVVGADAEEGAE, encoded by the coding sequence GTGGCAGAAGACCTCATCGTCGAGCGCCCCGAGGGCCTGTACTGTCCACCCGGCGACTTCTACATCGATCCGTGGCGGCCGGTGGAGCGGGCGGTGATCACCCATGCGCACGGCGACCACGCGCGTGTCGGCCACGCGCACTACCTCGCCGCGACGCCGTCGCGCGGCGTGCTGCGCGCCCGGCTGGGGACCGACATCACGCTGCAGACGCTGGCCTACGGCGACGCGATCACGCACCACGGCGTGCGCGTGAGCCTGCATCCCGCGGGCCATGTGCTCGGCTCGGCGCAGGTGCGTCTCGAGCACGGCGGCCGCGTATGGGTGGCTTCGGGCGACTATTTCGTCTCCGGCCCCGGCGACGTCAACAACACCTGCGAGCCCTTCGAGCCGGTGCGCTGCGACTGCTTCATCACCGAGTCGACCTTCGGCCTGCCGATCTACCGCTGGGGCCCGCAGCGCGAGGTGTTTGCCGACATCGATCGCTGGTGGCGCGACAACGCGGCCGCCGGCCGCGCCAGCCTGCTGATGGGCTACGCATTCGGCAAGGCGCAGCGCATCCTTGCCGGCGTCGACGCGGGCATCGGGCCCATCGTCGTGCACGGGGCGGTGGAGACGCTGAATCGTGCGTATCGCGAAGCCGGCGTGGCGCTGCCGCCCACGCTGCATCTGCGCGACATCGCCGACCGCAGCGTGCTGGCGCGCGCGCTCGTCGTCGCGCCGCCTTCGGTGCACGGCGGCGCATGGGCACGCCGCTTCGGAAATGCGAGCGACGCCTTCGCCAGCGGCTGGATGCAGCTGCGCGGTGCACGGCGCCGGCGCGGCATCGATCGCGGATTCGTGCTGTCGGACCACGCCGACTGGCCCGGCCTGCAGCGCGCGATCCGTGCCACCGGCGCCGAGCGGGTCATCGTGACGCACGGCTACGAGGCGGTGATGGTGCGCTGGCTGCAGGAGCAGGGATTGGAGGCCAGCGCCTTTCGCACCGAGTACGACGACGAGCGGCACGATGTCACCGAAGCGGCGGGGACGACGGCCGAAGTCGTGGGTGCCGACGCGGAGGAGGGCGCCGAGTGA
- the clsB gene encoding cardiolipin synthase ClsB has translation MPPPVAESVDGAGLDPLARMVPRAVFSGGNDVRLLRGGDELFPAMRRAIATARHEIWLATYIFHTDSAATAIAQALCDASRRGVQVRVVIDGFGSRSTLPALQAMLCEAGVGVAVFRPIHRWWNWLQPGQLRRLHQKLCVVDGEVGFVGGINLIDDRLDIGHGWSDEPRLDFAVQLRGPVVAAIEQAGKAVWSRAHLGQDFRKEIAALARNAEPMAHARRLLGRLRLPSGKAAKGTLADLPPVRAAFVLRDNLRRRRTIERSYIAAMRKARSRIDLASPYFYPGGGFRAALRQAARRGVEVRLLLQGKLDYRIAGLAARSLYDELLGAGVRIFEYTPAYLHAKVALVDDEWATVGSSNIDPLSLLLNLEANVVVRDPQFSRELGAEFDRAFAVSQEIDPKQSRRSVQGALRRGFVAWCAHVYLRIAGATGKY, from the coding sequence GTGCCCCCCCCGGTGGCCGAGTCCGTCGACGGGGCCGGCCTCGATCCACTCGCGCGCATGGTGCCGCGCGCGGTGTTCAGCGGCGGCAACGACGTGCGCCTGCTGCGCGGCGGCGACGAGCTCTTCCCCGCGATGCGTCGCGCGATCGCCACTGCGCGGCACGAGATCTGGCTCGCGACCTACATCTTCCACACCGATTCCGCGGCGACGGCGATCGCGCAGGCCTTGTGCGACGCATCGCGCCGAGGCGTGCAGGTGCGGGTGGTGATCGATGGTTTCGGCAGCCGCTCCACCCTGCCGGCGCTGCAGGCCATGCTGTGCGAGGCCGGTGTCGGCGTGGCGGTGTTCCGTCCCATCCACCGCTGGTGGAACTGGCTGCAGCCCGGTCAGCTGCGCCGGCTGCACCAGAAGCTGTGTGTCGTCGACGGCGAGGTCGGCTTCGTGGGCGGCATCAACCTGATCGACGACCGGCTCGACATCGGCCACGGCTGGAGCGACGAGCCTCGGCTGGACTTCGCGGTGCAGTTGCGCGGACCGGTGGTGGCGGCCATCGAGCAGGCTGGCAAGGCGGTGTGGTCGCGCGCCCACCTCGGCCAGGATTTCCGCAAGGAAATCGCGGCGCTGGCGCGAAACGCCGAGCCGATGGCCCACGCGCGCCGGCTGCTGGGCCGCCTCAGGCTGCCCAGCGGCAAGGCGGCGAAAGGCACGCTGGCCGACCTGCCGCCGGTGCGCGCCGCGTTCGTGCTGCGCGACAACCTGCGTCGCCGCCGCACCATCGAGCGCAGCTACATCGCGGCGATGCGCAAGGCGCGCTCGCGCATCGATCTCGCCTCGCCGTACTTCTATCCGGGCGGCGGCTTCCGCGCCGCGCTGCGCCAGGCCGCGCGGCGCGGCGTCGAGGTGCGGCTGCTGCTTCAAGGCAAGCTCGACTACCGCATCGCCGGCCTGGCCGCGCGCAGCCTCTACGACGAGCTGCTCGGCGCCGGCGTGCGCATCTTCGAGTACACGCCGGCCTACCTGCACGCCAAGGTCGCGCTCGTCGACGACGAATGGGCGACGGTGGGCAGTTCCAACATCGACCCGCTGTCGCTGCTGCTGAACCTCGAGGCGAACGTCGTCGTGCGCGACCCGCAGTTCTCGCGCGAGCTCGGGGCGGAGTTCGATCGCGCGTTCGCGGTGTCGCAGGAGATCGATCCCAAGCAGTCGAGGCGCAGCGTGCAAGGGGCGTTGCGGCGCGGATTCGTCGCGTGGTGCGCGCACGTCTATCTGCGGATCGCGGGGGCGACCGGGAAATACTGA
- a CDS encoding FAD-dependent oxidoreductase, whose protein sequence is METIDVVVVGGAIVGSAAAYFLACEPSFRGSVLVLEKDASYQHCATGRSAASIRHQFSTPENIQASQFGTAFIREAGSRLAIDGETPDVGFREAGYLFLAQAAQRGVLEANHRIQRELGVHAALLAPDAIAERFPWLATGDLDIASLGLSGEGWLDAYGLMRALRRKAIALGARYRESEVTGLVRQGRRITHVEMSDGSRVACSLVINAAGSGAREVARSAGIALPVESRKRCVFHFTSPARLPNCPLVIDPAGAWFRPEGDGFICGISPPDDPECVDFEVDHSLWDEVLWPALAQRVPGFEAARVRHAWAGHYDVHPLDHNVILGAHPEVDNLLFANGFSGHGLQQAPAVGRALAELVVHGGFRTLDLTRLGWQRVIEGRPLREVNVV, encoded by the coding sequence ATGGAAACAATCGATGTCGTCGTCGTGGGAGGTGCGATCGTCGGCAGCGCCGCGGCGTACTTCCTCGCATGCGAGCCGTCGTTTCGCGGCTCGGTGCTCGTCCTCGAGAAGGACGCGAGCTATCAGCATTGCGCCACCGGTCGCTCGGCCGCGTCGATACGGCACCAGTTCTCCACGCCGGAGAACATCCAGGCCTCGCAGTTCGGCACGGCCTTCATTCGCGAGGCCGGCAGCCGCCTGGCCATCGACGGCGAGACGCCCGACGTCGGCTTTCGCGAAGCAGGCTACCTGTTCCTCGCCCAGGCGGCACAGCGGGGCGTGCTCGAGGCCAACCACCGCATCCAGCGCGAGCTCGGTGTCCACGCCGCCCTGCTGGCGCCCGATGCAATCGCCGAGCGCTTTCCGTGGCTGGCCACCGGCGACCTCGACATCGCCTCGCTGGGCCTGAGCGGCGAGGGCTGGCTGGATGCGTACGGCCTGATGCGCGCGCTGCGGCGCAAGGCGATCGCCCTGGGAGCGCGCTATCGCGAGTCGGAGGTGACCGGCCTGGTGCGCCAAGGCCGGCGCATCACGCACGTCGAGATGTCCGACGGCAGCCGCGTCGCGTGCTCGCTCGTGATCAATGCGGCCGGCAGCGGAGCGCGTGAGGTGGCACGCTCGGCCGGCATCGCGCTGCCCGTGGAGTCGCGCAAGCGTTGCGTCTTCCATTTCACGAGCCCGGCCCGGCTGCCGAACTGCCCGCTGGTCATCGACCCGGCCGGCGCGTGGTTTCGTCCCGAAGGCGATGGCTTCATCTGCGGCATCTCGCCCCCGGACGATCCCGAGTGCGTCGACTTCGAGGTCGACCACTCGCTGTGGGACGAAGTGCTGTGGCCCGCGCTTGCGCAGCGGGTGCCGGGCTTCGAGGCCGCGCGCGTGCGCCATGCCTGGGCCGGGCACTACGACGTCCACCCGCTGGACCACAACGTCATCCTCGGCGCGCACCCCGAGGTGGACAACCTGCTGTTCGCCAACGGGTTCAGCGGGCATGGGTTGCAGCAGGCGCCGGCGGTGGGACGGGCGCTGGCGGAGCTGGTCGTGCATGGCGGGTTCCGCACGCTCGACCTCACGCGGCTGGGGTGGCAGCGCGTGATCGAAGGCCGTCCGCTGCGCGAGGTCAACGTCGTCTGA
- a CDS encoding zinc-dependent peptidase: MLLFTVPALLFIGWVIGQPWWVARRRERLRQRPFPHTWRHILRRRMPYLRRMPVDLQLQLKQHIQVFLAEKPFIGCGGLTVNDDMRVTIAAQACLLLLNRRPSYYPSLRQILVYPGAFFVDRVHSDGAGVLQDQRRLLSGESWSQGQVILSWQDALDGAAVSDDGRNVVIHEFAHQLDQETGHANGAPRLPTREHYERWSGVFQQEFESLQRQLALGGPSLFGAYAATDPAEFFAVASEVFFEQAARMALECPALYRELARFYRVDPVGW, translated from the coding sequence ATGCTGCTTTTCACCGTGCCGGCCCTGCTCTTCATCGGGTGGGTGATCGGCCAGCCGTGGTGGGTGGCCCGCCGCCGCGAGCGTCTGCGGCAGCGCCCTTTCCCGCACACGTGGCGCCACATCCTGCGCCGGCGCATGCCCTATCTGCGGCGCATGCCCGTCGATCTGCAGTTGCAGCTCAAGCAGCACATCCAGGTGTTCCTCGCCGAAAAGCCATTCATCGGCTGCGGCGGACTCACGGTCAACGACGACATGCGCGTGACCATCGCGGCGCAGGCGTGCCTGCTGCTGCTGAACCGGCGGCCCAGCTACTACCCGAGCCTGCGGCAGATCCTCGTCTACCCGGGTGCCTTCTTCGTCGACCGCGTGCACAGCGACGGCGCCGGCGTGCTGCAGGACCAGCGCCGCCTGCTGTCGGGCGAGTCATGGTCGCAGGGGCAGGTCATCCTGTCGTGGCAGGACGCGCTGGACGGCGCGGCCGTGAGCGACGACGGGCGCAATGTCGTGATCCACGAGTTCGCGCACCAGCTCGACCAGGAAACCGGCCACGCGAACGGTGCGCCCCGGCTGCCCACGCGTGAGCACTACGAGCGCTGGTCGGGCGTGTTCCAGCAGGAGTTCGAGAGCCTCCAGCGGCAGTTGGCGCTGGGCGGGCCGTCCCTGTTCGGAGCGTACGCGGCGACCGACCCGGCGGAGTTCTTCGCCGTCGCTTCGGAGGTGTTCTTCGAGCAGGCGGCCCGAATGGCGCTGGAGTGTCCGGCGCTGTATCGGGAGCTGGCGCGGTTCTATCGGGTGGATCCGGTCGGGTGGTGA
- a CDS encoding ATP-dependent DNA ligase, with translation MRRFARLFNELDASTATTAKVDALKRYFAHVDDADAAWAVYFLAGGKPRQVVPTGVLVALACRRAGVPDWLFQESYLAVGDLAETIAHVLPPASMLSDVRLAEWVEQRLLPLRELPPEAQALRIAAYWDELDPSGRFLLTKLIGGGFRVGVSKLLVQRALAEHAGIDAKRVAQRMMGYTDKSTRPDAAAYRRLLSNEAPSGADTGQPYPFFLAHAVEGPADSFETRLGPTGDWIVEWKYDGIRAQIVKRQGAVWIWSRGEDLMTERFPEIVALAQALPDGTVLDGEILVWKDGRPAPFALLQQRIGRKLLTKKVLADAPVGFIAYDMLEWQGKDVRGWPQHERRAALQRLGEAAGLVVSPVESRASWVELAALRGESRTRGVEGFMLKHREARYGTGRTKAEGTWWKWKIEPLAVDAILVYAQAGHGRRASVYTDYTFAVWNRAPRDADEAQAVIAAIAAREPPQPDALQLVPFAKAYSGLTDEEFRDVDRVIRQTTLEKFGPVRSVRPTLMFELGFEGINRSTRHKSGIAVRFPRMLRLRADKPLHEADTLQTLEAMLDAS, from the coding sequence GTGAGGCGCTTTGCCCGGCTCTTCAACGAACTGGATGCGAGCACCGCGACCACCGCCAAGGTCGACGCGCTGAAGCGCTACTTCGCGCACGTCGACGACGCCGATGCCGCCTGGGCCGTGTATTTCCTCGCCGGCGGCAAGCCGCGGCAAGTGGTGCCTACCGGCGTGCTGGTGGCGCTGGCCTGCCGGCGCGCCGGCGTGCCGGACTGGCTGTTCCAGGAGTCCTACCTCGCGGTCGGCGACCTGGCCGAGACGATCGCGCACGTGCTGCCGCCCGCATCGATGCTGAGCGACGTGCGGCTGGCCGAGTGGGTCGAGCAGCGCCTGCTGCCGCTGCGCGAGCTGCCGCCCGAGGCGCAGGCGCTGCGCATCGCGGCCTACTGGGACGAGCTCGATCCGTCGGGCCGCTTCCTGCTGACCAAGCTGATCGGCGGAGGCTTTCGTGTGGGCGTCAGCAAGCTGCTGGTGCAGCGTGCACTGGCCGAGCACGCGGGCATCGATGCCAAGCGGGTCGCGCAGCGCATGATGGGCTACACCGACAAGTCAACGCGGCCGGATGCTGCCGCCTACCGCCGGCTGCTGTCGAACGAGGCGCCCAGCGGTGCGGACACCGGGCAGCCGTATCCCTTCTTCCTGGCGCATGCGGTCGAAGGGCCGGCCGACAGCTTCGAGACGCGGCTGGGGCCCACCGGGGACTGGATCGTCGAATGGAAGTACGACGGCATCCGGGCGCAGATCGTCAAGCGGCAGGGCGCCGTGTGGATCTGGTCGCGCGGCGAGGACCTGATGACCGAGCGCTTCCCGGAGATCGTCGCGCTCGCGCAGGCGCTGCCCGACGGCACGGTGCTCGACGGCGAGATCCTCGTCTGGAAGGACGGCCGTCCCGCGCCCTTCGCGTTGCTCCAGCAGCGCATCGGCCGCAAGCTGCTGACGAAGAAGGTTCTGGCCGATGCGCCGGTCGGCTTCATCGCCTACGACATGCTCGAGTGGCAGGGCAAGGACGTGCGCGGCTGGCCGCAGCACGAGCGGCGCGCGGCGCTGCAGCGCCTGGGCGAGGCGGCCGGCCTGGTCGTTTCGCCCGTCGAGTCGCGTGCGTCCTGGGTGGAGCTGGCCGCGCTGCGCGGCGAGTCGCGCACCCGCGGCGTCGAGGGCTTCATGCTCAAGCACCGCGAGGCCCGCTACGGCACCGGCCGCACCAAGGCCGAAGGCACATGGTGGAAGTGGAAGATCGAGCCGCTCGCGGTCGATGCCATCCTGGTGTATGCGCAAGCCGGCCACGGCCGGCGCGCCAGTGTGTACACCGACTACACCTTCGCGGTGTGGAACCGGGCGCCGCGCGACGCGGACGAGGCGCAGGCGGTCATCGCCGCCATCGCCGCCCGCGAGCCGCCGCAGCCCGATGCCCTGCAGCTGGTGCCGTTCGCCAAGGCCTACTCAGGGCTCACCGACGAGGAGTTCCGCGACGTCGATCGCGTGATCCGGCAGACCACGCTGGAGAAGTTCGGGCCGGTGCGCAGCGTCAGGCCGACGCTGATGTTCGAGCTGGGCTTCGAGGGCATCAACCGCAGCACGCGGCACAAGAGCGGCATCGCCGTGCGATTTCCGCGGATGCTGCGGCTGCGCGCGGACAAGCCGCTGCATGAGGCGGATACCTTGCAGACGCTGGAGGCGATGCTCGACGCGTCGTGA